One genomic segment of Tubulanus polymorphus chromosome 4, tnTubPoly1.2, whole genome shotgun sequence includes these proteins:
- the LOC141904702 gene encoding gamma-butyrobetaine dioxygenase-like: MFALKRLNVSKNKIPRIFSILKKELAPLAVSRVGTYCTNNINARTFKQHGTQHQGSQHRLLHSMEVKEDVLGVVDVHRNDGKRWVDVTWNDDSVTSYPYVWLRDNCQCLKCFHPTTKSRLVLMSNLDTKIEPKDVEVSEDGGLEITWPDGHRSIYDTKWLLQRAFTDEAKEKRRAMYGVEHQFWNAELQDNIPTYDFKKIIDDDNHFLNWLTGLQRYGLTLIKDTPQDYGHLQKIADRVCYSRRTNYGDVFRVKSKVNPSNLAYTSVTLGLHCDLADCSYVPGVQFLHCVNNTSVGGSSQFADASYAAKIIEENYPEANELLSTKILDFYDKGSDVYKFHNIARWTTFVRDIEGKVKGVCFNNQSRDSYLNLPIEDVQPLYDALKLLENIMYDPQNIVNHTLKPGEIIVFDNLRVLHGRQQYDVGSSGVRNLEGIFIDWDEICSRIRVLKEDLGLL; the protein is encoded by the exons ATGTTTGCCCTGAAACGATTGAAcgtttcaaaaaataaaattcctaGAATTTTTTCAATACTAAAAAAGGAACTTGCTCCATTGGCTGTTAGTCGAGTCGGAACTTATTGCACCAATAATATTAACGCGCGAACATTTAAACAGCATGGGACTCAACATCAGGGGTCGCAGCACCGGTTACTGCATTCCATGGAAGTTAAAGAAGATGTTTTAGGAGTTGTGGACGTGCATAGAAACGATGGTAAGAGATGGGTGGATGTGACGTGGAATGATGATTCAGTGACAAGTTACCCGTACGTATGGctcagagataactgtcaatgtttgaaatgttttcacCCGACGACGAAATCCAGGTTGGTTCTGATGTCAAATTTGGATACGAAAATTGAACCGAAAGATGTCGAG GTATCAGAAGACGGTGGTTTAGAGATAACCTGGCCAGACGGACACAGGAGTATCTACGACACAAAATGGCTGTTACAGCGAGCATTCACAGATGAAGCCAAAGAGAAGAGACGCGCGATGTACGGAGTAGAACACCAGTTCTGGAACGCCGAACTACAAGATAACATTCCCACTTATGATTTTAAAAAG ATTATAGACGACGACaatcattttctgaattgGTTAACTGGTCTGCAACGATACGGTCTGACACTAATTAAAGATACCCCACAAGATTATGGACACTTGCAAAAAATAGCGGATAGAGTTTGCTACAGCAGAAGGACTAACTATGG tgaTGTGTTCAGAGTCAAAAGTAAAGTGAATCCCAGCAATCTAGCATACACCAGTGTTACATTAGGACTGCATTGCGATCTGGCCGATTGCAGCTACGTGCCAGGG GTACAATTTCTACACTGTGTGAACAACACGTCAGTAGGGGGCAGTAGTCAATTTGCAGATGCCTCGTACGCAGCTAAAATCATCGAAGAAAATTACCCGGAAGCAAACGAACTTCTGAGCACAAAGATATTGGATTTTTACGATAAAGGCAGCGACGTGTACAAATTCCACAATATAGCGCGATGGACAACTTTCGT ACGGGATATCGAAGGCAAAGTCAAAGGCGTCTGCTTCAATAACCAATCACGTGACTCGTATCTGAATTTACCAATCGAAGACGTTCAACCGCTTTACGACGCCTTAAAACTGCTCGAAAACATAATGTATGACCCGCAGAATATTGTTAACCACACACTCAAACCAG GAGAGATAATAGTGTTCGACAATCTCAGAGTTCTACACGGTCGACAGCAGTATGACGTCGGTAGTTCCGGTGTTCGCAATCTGGAAGGAATATTC